Proteins encoded by one window of Sphaerodactylus townsendi isolate TG3544 linkage group LG02, MPM_Stown_v2.3, whole genome shotgun sequence:
- the LOC125427058 gene encoding acyl-CoA 6-desaturase-like: MGKGGEQGEESSERETQMPSYTWEEIQKHNLRTDKWLVIERKVYNITQWVKRHPGGLRVISHYAGEDATDAFQAFHPELSFVRKFLKPLLIGELASGEPSQDRDKNPQLVEDFRALRKTAEDMNLFKASPVFFSLYLGHIILMEALAWLMVFYCGTNWITTIMLSVILAVSQAQAGWLQHDFGHLSVFKKSVWNHLVHKFVIGHLKGASANWWNHRHFQHHAKPNIFKKDPDVNMLHLFVLGNTQPVEYGEKKLKYFPYNHQHQYFFFVFPPLLIPVYFQMQIFATMVRRRFWADLAWAFSYYMRYFITYIPFYGVLGSLFLLTFVRFMESHWFVWVTQMNHIPMEIDREKHRDWLSTQLAATCNIEQSFFNDWFSGHLNFQIEHHLFPTMPRHNYHKIAPLVKSLCAKYGVAYEEKPLMRAFADIVGSLKKSGALWLDAYLHK, from the exons ATGGGGAAAGGCGGGGAGCAAGGCGAGGAGAGCAGCGAGCGGGAGACGCAAATGCCGTCTTACACTTGGGAAGAGATCCAGAAGCACAACCTGCGCACAGACAAGTGGCTGGTGATCGAGCGGAAGGTGTACAACATCACCCAGTGGGTCAAGCGGCACCCGGGGGGACTGCGGGTGATCAGCCACTATGCCGGCGAAGACGCCACG GATGCTTTCCAAGCTTTTCACCCTGAGCTCAGCTTTGTGCGGAAATTTCTTAAACCTTTGTTAATCGGAGAGCTCGCCTCAGGAGAACCCAGTCAAGACAGAGACAAGAAT CCCCAGTTGGTGGAAGATTTCCGTGCCCTAAGAAAGACAGCAGAGGATATGAACTTATTTAAAGCCAgtcctgtatttttttccctataCCTCGGTCATATTATTTTGATGGAAGCTCTGGCTTGGCTAATGGTTTTCTACTGTGGTACTAACTGGATCACAACCATCATGCTTTCTGTCATCCTTGCAGTCTCTCAG GCCCAGGCTGGATGGCTACAACATGACTTTGGACATCTCTCTGTATTCAAGAAGTCTGTATGGAACCATTTAGTCCATAAGTTTGTGATTGGTCACTTGAAG GGTGCCTCGGCAAACTGGTGGAATCACCGGCACTTCCAGCACCATGCAAAGCCAAACATCTTCAAAAAAGACCCAGATGTGAACATGCTGCATCTCTTTGTCCTGGGGAATACACAGCCAGTTGAG TATGGAGAAAAGAAACTGAAGTATTTCCCTTATAACCATCAACACCAATACTTCTTTTTCG ttttcccacctcTCCTCATTCCAGTTTATTTCCAAATGCAAATCTTTGCAACCATGGTCAGACGCAGATTCTGGGCG GACCTGGCCTGGGCCTTCAGTTATTACATGCGCTACTTCATCACATATATCCCATTCTATGGAGTCCTGGGGTCCTTGTTTCTCCTCACTTTTGTCAG GTTTATGGAAAGCCACTGGTTTGTTTGGGTCACACAGATGAATCACATTCCAATGGAAATTGACCGTGAGAAGCACAGAGACTGGCTTAGCACTCAG TTGGCAGCTACCTGCAATATCGAACAGTCCTTTTTCAATGACTGGTTCAGTGGGCATCTGAACTTTCAAATTGAGCACCA TTTGTTCCCTACAATGCCACGCCATAACTACCACAAGATTGCCCCACTAGTGAAGTCACTGTGTGCAAAGTATGGAGTTGCTTATGAAGAAAAACCTCTGATGAGAGCATTTGCTGACATCGTTGG